Proteins encoded in a region of the Megalops cyprinoides isolate fMegCyp1 chromosome 3, fMegCyp1.pri, whole genome shotgun sequence genome:
- the LOC118773927 gene encoding platelet-activating factor acetylhydrolase IB subunit beta-like, which translates to MSGDEMNPAAVAVPVEDVQGDQRWMSQHMRFVQECKDAEPEVLFVGDSMVQLMQQYEVWRELFSPLHALNFGIGGDTTCNVLWRLQNGELENICPKVVVVWVGTNNHEHTAEQVAGGILAVAQLLTSRLPRVKVVVLGLLPRGERPNPLREKNATVNGLLRSWLPRLGGVQFLDVGGGFVHSDGTISPRDMFDFLHLTASGYRAVAKPLSDLLLQLLEETPEERRASLV; encoded by the exons ATGAGCGGTGACGAGATGAACCCGGCTGCAGTGGCTGTGCCCGTCGAAGATGTGCAAGGAGATCAACGCTGGATGTCCCAG cacatGCGCTTCGTGCAGGAGTGCAAGGACGCCGAGCCTGAAGTGCTGTTTGTGGGGGACTCCATGGTGCAGCTGATGCAGCAGTACgag GTGTGGCGGGagctcttctctcccctccacgCCCTCAACTTCGGCATCGGGGGAGACACCACCTGCAACGTGCTGTGGAGGCTGCAGAACGGGGAGCTGGAGAACATCTGTCCCAAG GTGGTGGTGGTCTGGGTGGGAACCAATAATCACGAGCATACAGCAGAGCAGGTAGCAGGGGGAATACTGGCTGTCGCACAGCTGCTCACCTCTCGCCTCCCACGGGTCAAGGTCGTCGTCCTG GGCCTCTTGCCTCGTGGGGAGCGGCCAAACCCGCTGCGGGAGAAGAACGCGACCGTGAATGGTCTCCTGCGGTCCTGGCTGCCCCGGCTCGGAGGCGTACAGTTTTTGGACGTGGGCGGAGGGTTCGTGCACTCGGACGGAACCATCTCCCCCAGGGACATGTTTGACTTCCTGCACCTGACAGCCAGCGGGTACCGCGCTGTGGCCAAGCCCCTCAGcgacctgctgctgcagctgctggaggagacaCCCGAGGAGAGACGTGCCTCGCTAgtctga